The Triticum urartu cultivar G1812 chromosome 5, Tu2.1, whole genome shotgun sequence genome contains the following window.
AGTATTttttgcaacgagtactccttaattaaTGATTTCGAACAGTAAATACGGATAATCAAACAGACTTTTTTCTTCTCGCGCGGGCCTAGCTGAGGTATATGCAGCCTATCAAACATGTCTCGGCATACTGTGAAGCCGTTGCTTTTCCTCCCTCGaaacaagcaaaaaaaaaaaGCAAAAGCAAAAAGCTGTCCCTGACGACTCAGCCCGAGCGGCAATCCTTGGCTACAAAAGTACTAGAATCCAGCCGCTCCTCTCTAACCCCACCTCTCATCTCACAAGCTAGCTAGTTGCTGTAGCTGCCATGGCCAGGGATCTCGCCTTCGTCCTCCTCGTCCTTGCCGCGCTAGCCGCCTTCTCGTCAGCGACCAAGCTGACTATCCACAACCTCTGCCCGCACCCGGTCTGGCCGCTCGTCACCCCCAACGCCGGCCTTCCGTCCATCTCCGAAAACACCGCGCGCCTCGACACCAACGCGATTCTCTCCCTCACCTTCCCACCCACCTTCTGGGCCGGCCGCGTCGCGGCCCGCACCGGCTGCAACGACGGCACGTCGCCGCCGCGCGGGTGCTTCACGGGCGACGCGCCGCCGTCCACCGTCGCGCAGATCACGGTCCACGACAGCGGGAACCTGGACCTCGCCGCGTACAGCGTCAGCCTCGTAGACGGGTTCAACGTGCCGATGGTGTTGAGCCCGCAGGCCATCGGCGGCGGGCAGTGCCCGGCGCTCGGCTGCGTCGTGGACCTCAACTGCGACTGCTCTCCGGACAACCGCGCCGCCGAAGGCACCGCGTGCCGCGGGCCCGCGGGGTACTTCAAGAACCGTTGCCCGCTCACCAGGACCACGCCGACAGACGTGGAGCCCGTGCCGCAGAGCTGCCGCGCGCCCGGGGAGCTTAAGATCGTCCTCTGTCAGTCGTCCATGCTCCAGTGCGGCgccgcggcggcggaggacgCCGACATGGTCATCCGCACCGTCGTCGCCGACAACTAGAGCCCGGAGCTCCGTGTTGTCCTCGCTTTGCCGTACTTCTACGCCATGCGCGATCCGTGCGTACGTTTTATTTAAGATAAGAGTTCGTGAGCGTTAATTAAGTGGCCTGTTTTCATACAAATGTTGCAGTTAAATGTTTGTATTGAGACCTTAGGTTTCGTCATCTGTAATACCGGCGGTGTAGCTGGTAGTACTGAGCTAAGCCATCCGAGTGCAAGGAAAATAATGCGAGTGATTTTCTTCTTGTAATGTTGCATTCTTTTCTCTATGATTGCTAAACTCCCATTCCATGAAATTTTCGTAAATGGTAGTCACTCAAAATAGAACATCACTTAGCATAAAAATGATAAACCTCGGTTGAATTGATAGTATTCAATTTGATATGATAACATGGATATTTCGATTTTTTAAATAAATTCTAATAGTTGGTCGCATGTTTTTCCTATTGAAAACAGGGTCGATTCTCTACAACAATATGCTAGCGGTAGAAAATGAAGTGGAGTCGAAGAAAGAAGCCTCAGCATTGGAGAATAGTTTCAGTAACGGCCGGCGGTCCGGCTCGAAAAATCGGGAACCGGTACCTTGCCCGGTGTTTTTAAGGTGTATAGGTCTTTTGGTGAAAAAAATCAAGaaaatattttaaaaatgatGTAAAAACTCAAACAACTAACCTTGAGGCAAGGCATGCCAAGGTTAGAACACTTTGTGATTTATTATTGGGTTACGTTTGATATAATGTGCATTCATTTGATTTTTGgtcaaaattttgaaaaagtaCCTTAAATCTTTTGATATATTTTTTCACAATTGTGCCAATGCATAGGTGATCTGACCAATCAAAACGTGAACAGACAACCTCATAAGTTCAGTTGCCGGTTTGCTTTTCTCAACTTTGTAATAGAGGAGCCCTGAAATGAGATATTGCTGGAGACTGGGGTTAGAGATCTAGGTTCGGGGTGATAAGGGTCACTGGGATGGAGGGGTTAATAGCAATGTTTTACTCCCTCCGCCCcaataatataagagtgtttctGACACTACACCAATATAAAAAACGtttttatattatgggacagagaaAGTATCTATCAACCACTGAACATGACTATGTTGATAGGTTGATGCCGTTAAATGTCTGATTGAGGAGGTTACAGTGATGATTTAAGAAAGAAGACGGACATGAAAGAAAAGGAGGATGAAGATCCAAAGACTCGACAAAATCCCTAATTCAGTTGTCCAAAGCATTATTAGAAAAAACTTATCTTAGCACACAAATCTAGAAAATCCATGGGAGACAAAACAAAAATGCAATATTGACTGCACTAAACAAGGCTTGACAGTGGGTGAGAATATAGCTTTATTGGCTTTTGAGAAGCATAATATACCTTGCTTCACGCCAAAGATGCATTGGTGCGCTTTCGATCGCACAAGCAGAATAATTTCATATGCCAAAGCAAGATCGGACGAATCAAAAGTCATCGTGGGTGCCTAAAGTAACACGTCATGTTCAACAGTGGGGATAGGGAGTAAAATCCACATGGCCCTCACATTTAATTAGCAAAAAACCACCACTTTACGATTATGGCATTTTGTACCGCACCAAAAAATAAAAGTGACAAAAAGACACAGATGGTCGACACTAAGCATTTGGCTGACGTCACTATGAACAACTCCAACGGACCGACCCATTTTGTCCGTGCGCATCCGTTTGGATCGGCACGAACAGAAAAGTCGGCTCAATGCgtcgacccaaacggacgcgcgtcTGCTTTTCGTCCGCCTGCCGACTCATTCTCGGCCCAATTTTGAGCCCCATTTACGTCGACGCGGACATGAAACGGACGTACGTGCCGCGTGCCTATTCCTTCCTTTGGCCCACTAGTCAGTGTCACATTGGCCCTCTTATTCCACCCATATCAACATCAAACCTTCACCCGCCCCGCCCCATCGCCGCAGCCGTCCATTTTTGGTGCCTCTGCCAGCAGCCGTTACCGACACACCTAACCCCAACCCCACCACCTCCCACGTCGCCACCACCACCCCCTCGCCGCCGGGGCACCGAAGCTCcctccccccccacacacacacactcggaCGCCGCCGCGAGCAGGAAGCCGCCTTCCCGCCCTAGCCAACTCCTTCGTCTGACACCACCTGTTGTCCTGACGCTGGCATGCTCGTCAGACGCCTCCAGACCAGTCACCTGGTCTAAGGGAGGCACGTGTCTCTTCGTCGGCCAGCTTTTTCGTTGACGCCCGTAAGCTGTTCGCAGTTTGCCAACGTACAAAATGGACTTCGCCGATGAGTTCTTTCTCCACAATTTCCTGTGTGACTGACAATTCCTCATCCGGTGATGGGGAGGAGATCTTATCTGCCGTGTTGGTCCATGACCACCTTAATAGACAGCGACCGTTGTTACGGAGCTCGATCCTGGGGCACCTTCCAGCGTTGAACCAATATATGTATGTTTTTTTCAAATGTATTTGAGACAATTTAGTTTTTATTCGGCTTGTAAAACTATGCTAAATTTACTTGGTTGTGAATCTATGCAATTTTTGTTTGCCTGTGAAACTATGCAAAATGTGTACATATTTACTGAAAAATGGACAGCCGGCCGCACCGGCAAATATGGGTCGGCGCGTAGGGCGCACTGCCGACCAAAAACATAAACAAGACGGATGCCGAGCGAGCGGACGACCTATACCGAAAAAATACGGACAAAATCACCATTCGTTTGGGTCGAcgcgttggagttgctctaattGGCCTGACCCACTCGTTAGGCTGAGTCAGCAAAAAGAAAAAGTCACGTAGGCATAAAAACAGTCATGCATTCTTCCCCTCCTTCCTCATTTCCTGACATCTGAA
Protein-coding sequences here:
- the LOC125555718 gene encoding osmotin-like protein yields the protein MARDLAFVLLVLAALAAFSSATKLTIHNLCPHPVWPLVTPNAGLPSISENTARLDTNAILSLTFPPTFWAGRVAARTGCNDGTSPPRGCFTGDAPPSTVAQITVHDSGNLDLAAYSVSLVDGFNVPMVLSPQAIGGGQCPALGCVVDLNCDCSPDNRAAEGTACRGPAGYFKNRCPLTRTTPTDVEPVPQSCRAPGELKIVLCQSSMLQCGAAAAEDADMVIRTVVADN